A portion of the Oncorhynchus clarkii lewisi isolate Uvic-CL-2024 chromosome 27, UVic_Ocla_1.0, whole genome shotgun sequence genome contains these proteins:
- the LOC139386082 gene encoding clarin-1 isoform X1: MPSCQKKIIFSVAGVLSFGCVLIIAAAMGTQFWVQGTVLCTTGAQLVNATGQELDKFVGRVNYGLFHGQRVKQCGLGGRPFRFSFFPNLVDVIPASLHVTVIFFCVVLIFFSSVATGFFMYNAFGSPYETLHGPLGLYLWNFVCCLCSCLVMILFASEVKLHRLSDHIANFNESTFVYKTLTEQFDHSFWLIFLTFLVHGLNILLIRVAGIQFPFQEAKESDVNTGASDLMY, translated from the exons ATGCCAAGTTGTCAAAAGAAAATTATATTCTCTGTTGCCGGAGTGTTGAGTTTCGGTTGCGTCCTCATTATTGCCGCCGCGATGGGGACGCAGTTTTGGGTCCAGGGGACTGTGTTGTGTACAACCGGTGCGCAACTTGTTAATGCCACAGGACAAGAGCTGGATAAATTTGTCGGTAGGGTTAACTATGGTCTTTTTCACGGACAGAGAGTGAAGCAATGTGGACTTGGTGGAAGACCCTTCAGATTTTCAT TTTTTCCGAACTTGGTGGACGTCATCCCAGCCAGTCTTCACGTCACTGTGATCTTCTTCTGCGTAGTGCTCATCTTCTTCTCCTCTGTGGCCACAGGCTTCTTTATGTACAATGCCTTTGGTAGTCCCTACGAGACTCTGCACGGACCCCTGGGACTCTACCTCTGGAACTTTGTCTGCT GCCTCTGCAGCTGCCTGGTGATGATTCTGTTTGCCTCCGAGGTGAAGCTCCACCGGCTGTCCGACCACATCGCCAACTTCAACGAGAGCACGTTTGTGTACAAGACGCTCACAGAGCAATTTGACCACTCCTTCTGGCTCATCTTCCTCACCTTCCTCGTCCATGGCCTTAACATCCTGCTGATCCGTGTGGCCGGGATCCAGTTCCCCTTCCAGGAGGCCAAAGAGTCGGACGTGAACACCGGGGCATCAGATctcatgtactga
- the LOC139386082 gene encoding clarin-1 isoform X2 → MPSCQKKIIFSVAGVLSFGCVLIIAAAMGTQFWVQGTVLCTTGAQLVNATGQELDKFVGRVNYGLFHGQRVKQCGLGGRPFRFSCFFMYNAFGSPYETLHGPLGLYLWNFVCCLCSCLVMILFASEVKLHRLSDHIANFNESTFVYKTLTEQFDHSFWLIFLTFLVHGLNILLIRVAGIQFPFQEAKESDVNTGASDLMY, encoded by the exons ATGCCAAGTTGTCAAAAGAAAATTATATTCTCTGTTGCCGGAGTGTTGAGTTTCGGTTGCGTCCTCATTATTGCCGCCGCGATGGGGACGCAGTTTTGGGTCCAGGGGACTGTGTTGTGTACAACCGGTGCGCAACTTGTTAATGCCACAGGACAAGAGCTGGATAAATTTGTCGGTAGGGTTAACTATGGTCTTTTTCACGGACAGAGAGTGAAGCAATGTGGACTTGGTGGAAGACCCTTCAGATTTTCAT GCTTCTTTATGTACAATGCCTTTGGTAGTCCCTACGAGACTCTGCACGGACCCCTGGGACTCTACCTCTGGAACTTTGTCTGCT GCCTCTGCAGCTGCCTGGTGATGATTCTGTTTGCCTCCGAGGTGAAGCTCCACCGGCTGTCCGACCACATCGCCAACTTCAACGAGAGCACGTTTGTGTACAAGACGCTCACAGAGCAATTTGACCACTCCTTCTGGCTCATCTTCCTCACCTTCCTCGTCCATGGCCTTAACATCCTGCTGATCCGTGTGGCCGGGATCCAGTTCCCCTTCCAGGAGGCCAAAGAGTCGGACGTGAACACCGGGGCATCAGATctcatgtactga